In one window of Candidatus Scalindua sp. DNA:
- the dapB gene encoding 4-hydroxy-tetrahydrodipicolinate reductase: MIKIAINGVCGRMGTRIAELVTKDKELELVAALEDEKHENIGQDLGHIINKALCGTIISHELQGKPDVLIDFSSPDSTVERLKTCTELGIAMVIGTTGLDVKQMESIVKASERIACLYSPNMSIGVNLLFSLVETVSKIIGKDSDIEIVEAHHRFKKDAPSGTALKIAEKICSATNQKMDDVTIYGRKGITGERPQNQLCIHSIRSGDIVGEHTVMFGNAGERLEITHKAQTRDSFAIGAIRAASILARKPPGHYRMEEVLKELY, from the coding sequence ATGATTAAAATAGCAATTAATGGTGTATGTGGCCGGATGGGAACAAGGATTGCCGAACTCGTTACCAAGGATAAAGAGCTTGAACTTGTAGCAGCACTTGAAGATGAGAAACATGAAAATATTGGACAAGATTTAGGTCATATTATAAATAAAGCGCTCTGCGGAACGATAATATCACACGAACTGCAAGGGAAACCTGATGTCCTCATCGACTTCTCTTCACCAGATTCGACTGTAGAAAGATTAAAGACCTGTACTGAGCTTGGAATTGCAATGGTAATTGGTACAACAGGCCTGGATGTAAAGCAGATGGAGAGCATTGTAAAGGCGTCTGAACGGATTGCCTGCCTTTATTCGCCAAACATGAGTATAGGTGTAAATTTACTGTTCAGTCTCGTTGAAACAGTATCGAAGATCATCGGTAAGGATTCCGATATTGAAATTGTTGAGGCGCACCACCGCTTTAAAAAAGATGCTCCGAGCGGAACAGCTTTAAAGATAGCCGAAAAAATATGCAGTGCAACAAATCAGAAAATGGATGATGTCACCATTTATGGACGGAAAGGTATTACGGGTGAAAGACCTCAGAATCAGCTATGCATTCATTCGATAAGATCTGGTGATATTGTTGGAGAACACACGGTGATGTTTGGAAATGCCGGAGAACGGCTTGAAATTACCCACAAAGCCCAAACACGAGATTCGTTCGCCATCGGTGCTATCCGTGCAGCATCCATTTTAGCACGAAAACCTCCGGGACACTACAGGATGGAAGAGGTATTAAAAGAGCTGTATTAA